Genomic window (Deltaproteobacteria bacterium):
CGCTACCCGACGCCCGCGGCTCGACAGGAGAAGCGCCAGGAGATCGCCGAGGAGCTGGCGCGCCACTTCGCGACCCGGGCGCGCGACGAGTGGGCGCGCATCCTGCGCGCGTCGGAGTGCATCTGGGGGCCGCTCCAGAGCCCGCTCGACCTCCCCCGGGACCCCCAGGTCGAGGCCAACGGCTACCTGCTCGAGTCGCCCGCGCCCGAGGGTCCGGTGCGCGTGTGCGCGAACCCGGTCCAGTTCGCGGGCGCGCCGCCCGTGGTCCGGCGGCCCGCCCAGGAGGCGGGCGCGCAGACCGAGGAGGTGCTGCTCGAGCTCGGTTGCAGCTGGGAGGAGATCGCACGCTGGAAGGAGAGCGGGGTCGTGGCGTGAGGCTCGCCGACCCGTCGCGCGGCACGCCCCCTTGACTCGCCAAATATAGCGGCGCTATAGAGCTGCCCGTGGCCTCCCGCGCCGCCGCCCTCGCCCGCTCCCGCGACGCCGACTCGGAGGCCACGCGGCGCGCCATCCTGGCGGCCGCCGAGGACCTGCTCGCGCAGGGCGACCTCTCCATCCGCCAGCTCTGCGCGCGCGCCGGCGTGACGCCGCCCACCATCTACCATCACTTCGGCGACAAGCGCGCGCTCGTCGAGCGGGTGATCGACGACTGCTTCGCGGTCTTCGACCGGGCCCTCGCCCGCCGCCGCCCGCCGGCCGACCCGGTCGAGGCGCTCGCCTGGGCCTTCGACCGCTACGTCGAGTACGGCCTCGCGCATCCCGCCCACTACCGCCTCATGTTCCAGCAGCGCGACGCGCGGCGGCCCACGCCTGCCGGCCTCGTATCGTACGACCGGCTGCGTCGCATGCTCGCGGCGATCGCCGCCGCGGGCCGCCTGCGCGTCCCGGTCGAGGAGGCGACGCGCGCCTGCTGGTGCGCCGCGCACGGCGTCACCTCGCTGCTCGTCGGCGGCTACTTCTCCGCCCAGGACCCCGCCGTCGCGCTCCTGCGCGACGGGTTGATCGCCCAGCTCACCACGGCCGCCGCCGCGCGGCGCGCGCGCCGCCCGCGCGGCCAGAAAGGGAACCGCCCATGGTACGTCGCGAATCGGAGGTGAACGTCTTCCTGCAGGGCAACTTCGCTCCCTGGCGCATGGAGGGCGTGGC
Coding sequences:
- a CDS encoding TetR/AcrR family transcriptional regulator, with the protein product MASRAAALARSRDADSEATRRAILAAAEDLLAQGDLSIRQLCARAGVTPPTIYHHFGDKRALVERVIDDCFAVFDRALARRRPPADPVEALAWAFDRYVEYGLAHPAHYRLMFQQRDARRPTPAGLVSYDRLRRMLAAIAAAGRLRVPVEEATRACWCAAHGVTSLLVGGYFSAQDPAVALLRDGLIAQLTTAAAARRARRPRGQKGNRPWYVANRR